A genomic stretch from Corynebacterium sp. 21KM1197 includes:
- a CDS encoding fructose-specific PTS transporter subunit EIIC, which yields MSSPIITADLVGLDVDYGGEPAAVIENLAGLVAAAGRATDAALLASDARAREEKSGTGVPGGVAIPHCRSAAVTEPTLAFARLRRPVDFSGPDGDASLVFLIAAPEGGGKEHLKILSKLARALVRKDFLEGLRGATTPEEIVELVTGVVNAAPKKKKPAPEATPAAEATAAANKADEEAKVTRVVAITACPTGIAHTYMAADALTQTAEARPDIEFAVEPQGSSAVTPLPAATIEAADAVIFATDVGVKDRERFAGKPVIESGVKRAINEPGTMLDEAVAAAANPRARRVAGGEAPASDSEAPVEGSGLSWGKRIQQAVMTGVSYMVPFVAAGGLLLALGYLLGGRQVGDYWQVLVTHYSLSNLPEDVAVIGGQLVAFDRSGLGLYLAAILFATGQAAMSFVVAALSGYIAYALANRPGIAPGFVGGALSVMLGAGFIGGLVTGILAGFIAMWLGSLKVPRWVASLMPVVIIPLLTSMIVGLAMFLVLGKPLEAVMTGLQNWLNSMSGSSAVLLGVILGLMMCFDLGGPVNKAAYLFATAGLSTGDDSSMKIMAAVMAAGMVPPIALSLATFIRGRLFTPAERENGKSSWLLGLSFVSEGAIPFAAADPLRVIPSMMAGGAVTGALSMALGVTASAPHGGIFVLPVISPALAWVLSLAAGIAVSTLAVLALKQLWPNKAVQAATTEASEAPAAAAAPSA from the coding sequence ATGTCCTCTCCCATCATCACCGCCGACCTCGTCGGCCTCGACGTGGATTACGGCGGTGAACCCGCCGCCGTCATCGAAAACCTGGCGGGGCTCGTGGCCGCCGCCGGGCGGGCTACCGACGCCGCCCTGCTCGCCAGCGACGCCCGCGCCCGCGAGGAGAAATCCGGCACGGGCGTTCCCGGCGGCGTGGCCATTCCGCACTGCCGCTCCGCAGCGGTCACCGAACCCACCCTCGCCTTTGCTCGCCTCCGCCGCCCGGTGGACTTCTCCGGCCCGGACGGGGATGCCTCCCTGGTGTTCCTCATCGCCGCCCCGGAGGGCGGGGGCAAGGAACACCTCAAGATCCTCTCCAAGCTCGCCCGAGCCCTGGTGCGCAAGGACTTCCTGGAGGGGCTGCGCGGGGCCACCACTCCCGAGGAGATCGTGGAACTGGTCACCGGCGTGGTCAATGCCGCGCCGAAGAAAAAGAAGCCCGCCCCGGAGGCTACCCCCGCAGCCGAGGCAACCGCCGCTGCCAATAAGGCCGATGAGGAGGCCAAGGTCACCCGCGTGGTGGCCATCACCGCCTGCCCCACCGGCATCGCGCACACCTACATGGCGGCCGACGCCCTCACCCAGACCGCCGAGGCCCGCCCGGACATCGAGTTCGCCGTGGAACCCCAGGGCTCCTCCGCCGTCACCCCGCTGCCCGCCGCCACCATCGAGGCGGCCGACGCCGTTATCTTTGCCACCGACGTCGGTGTCAAGGACCGCGAGCGCTTTGCGGGCAAACCGGTGATTGAGTCCGGCGTAAAGCGCGCGATCAACGAGCCGGGCACCATGCTCGACGAGGCGGTGGCCGCCGCGGCGAATCCCCGCGCGCGGCGAGTGGCCGGAGGCGAAGCGCCTGCAAGCGACTCCGAAGCCCCGGTGGAGGGCTCGGGCCTGAGCTGGGGCAAGCGCATCCAGCAGGCCGTGATGACCGGCGTTTCCTACATGGTGCCCTTCGTGGCCGCCGGTGGGCTGCTGCTGGCGCTGGGGTACCTGCTTGGCGGCCGCCAGGTGGGCGATTACTGGCAGGTGCTGGTCACCCACTATTCCCTGAGCAACCTGCCCGAGGACGTCGCCGTGATCGGCGGACAGTTGGTGGCCTTTGACCGCTCAGGCCTAGGGCTTTACCTGGCGGCCATCCTCTTTGCCACCGGCCAGGCGGCAATGAGCTTCGTGGTGGCCGCACTGTCCGGTTACATCGCCTACGCCCTGGCCAATCGCCCCGGTATCGCCCCCGGCTTTGTGGGCGGCGCGCTGTCCGTGATGCTTGGCGCGGGCTTCATCGGTGGCCTGGTCACGGGTATCCTCGCCGGATTCATCGCCATGTGGCTCGGCTCCTTGAAGGTGCCGCGTTGGGTGGCCTCGCTCATGCCGGTGGTGATTATTCCGCTGCTGACCTCCATGATCGTGGGCCTGGCGATGTTCCTGGTGCTGGGCAAGCCCCTGGAGGCCGTCATGACCGGCTTGCAGAACTGGCTGAACTCCATGTCCGGTTCCTCCGCCGTGCTGCTCGGCGTGATCCTTGGCCTGATGATGTGCTTTGACCTCGGCGGCCCGGTGAACAAGGCGGCCTACCTCTTTGCCACCGCAGGCCTTTCCACCGGCGACGATTCCTCCATGAAGATCATGGCCGCCGTGATGGCCGCCGGCATGGTGCCGCCCATCGCGCTTTCCCTGGCCACCTTTATCCGCGGTCGCCTATTTACCCCCGCCGAGCGGGAAAACGGCAAGTCCTCCTGGCTGCTGGGACTCTCCTTCGTCTCCGAGGGCGCGATCCCCTTCGCCGCCGCCGATCCGCTGCGCGTGATCCCCTCCATGATGGCCGGTGGCGCGGTCACCGGCGCGCTGAGCATGGCCCTCGGCGTGACCGCCAGCGCCCCGCACGGCGGTATCTTTGTGCTTCCGGTTATCTCCCCGGCCCTGGCCTGGGTGCTTTCCCTGGCCGCCGGTATCGCGGTGTCCACCCTGGCGGTACTCGCCCTGAAGCAACTGTGGCCCAACAAGGCCGTGCAGGCGGCCACCACGGAAGCATCCGAGGCGCCAGCGGCAGCAGCCGCGCCCTCCGCGTAG
- a CDS encoding HPr family phosphocarrier protein — translation MASKTVTVGSAVGLHARPASIIADAAGDYDEDIFLTLVGGDEDDETDAASSLMIMALGAEKGDQVTVTSENAEAVEKIAALIEKDLDSE, via the coding sequence ATGGCCTCTAAGACCGTCACCGTTGGTTCCGCTGTGGGTCTGCACGCCCGCCCGGCCTCCATCATTGCCGATGCCGCTGGCGATTACGACGAGGACATCTTCCTCACCCTGGTGGGCGGCGACGAGGACGACGAGACCGACGCCGCCTCCTCCCTGATGATTATGGCCCTGGGCGCGGAAAAGGGCGATCAGGTGACCGTGACCTCGGAGAACGCCGAGGCCGTGGAGAAGATCGCGGCCCTCATCGAGAAGGACCTGGATTCCGAGTAA
- a CDS encoding uracil-xanthine permease family protein has product MRWAVHGDGKKILPGQVVAPEERLDWPRTIGIGMQHVIAMFGATLLVPTLTGFPVNTTLLFSGLGTMLFLLITANRLPSYLGSSFAFIAPLAATQGEGISVQLGGVVVAGLALVVVGLVVKAAGRGVLDAAMPPAVTGAIVALIGLNLAPTAARNFESQPLVAAVTLVSILLLTVAGRGMVARLGILGGVLIGWIFAAITGNLTEGAREAIAQAAWVGVPQFHTPEFRLSAILVTLPVVIVLIAENVGHVKAVSAMTGRNLDDRAGDALLADGLATTLAGGFGGSGTTTYAENVGVMAATRVYSTAAYWVAALTAVALAFIPKFGALIFSIPAGVLGGATLVLYGLIGMLGVRIWQDNKVNFNHPVNLTAAAVALVAGVGNLTLHVGPVELEGIAWGSAGIMVGYPVLMWLYRRVGEGDGSGAAARN; this is encoded by the coding sequence ATGAGGTGGGCCGTCCACGGCGACGGCAAGAAGATTCTCCCCGGGCAGGTGGTGGCGCCCGAGGAACGCCTGGATTGGCCGCGCACCATCGGCATAGGCATGCAGCACGTCATCGCCATGTTCGGGGCCACCCTGCTGGTGCCCACCCTCACGGGCTTCCCCGTGAACACCACCCTGCTCTTTTCCGGGCTGGGCACCATGCTCTTTCTCCTCATCACCGCCAATCGGCTGCCCAGTTATCTGGGCAGTTCCTTTGCTTTCATCGCCCCGCTGGCGGCCACCCAGGGCGAGGGAATCTCGGTGCAACTCGGCGGCGTGGTGGTGGCGGGTCTGGCGCTCGTGGTGGTGGGGCTGGTGGTCAAGGCCGCCGGGCGCGGCGTGCTCGACGCCGCCATGCCGCCCGCCGTCACCGGAGCGATTGTGGCGCTCATCGGCCTGAACCTCGCGCCCACCGCCGCGCGCAACTTTGAGTCCCAGCCGCTCGTGGCCGCCGTGACCCTGGTGAGCATTCTGCTGCTCACCGTGGCGGGCCGGGGCATGGTGGCGCGCCTGGGAATCCTCGGTGGGGTGCTCATCGGTTGGATCTTTGCCGCCATCACAGGCAACCTCACCGAGGGAGCGCGCGAGGCTATTGCGCAGGCCGCCTGGGTGGGCGTGCCGCAGTTTCATACCCCGGAATTTAGGCTCTCCGCGATCCTGGTGACCCTGCCGGTGGTGATCGTCCTCATCGCGGAGAACGTGGGCCACGTCAAGGCCGTCTCCGCCATGACGGGACGCAACCTCGACGATCGCGCCGGGGACGCCCTGCTTGCCGACGGCCTCGCCACCACCCTCGCCGGGGGCTTCGGCGGCTCGGGCACCACCACCTACGCGGAAAACGTGGGCGTGATGGCCGCCACCAGGGTGTATTCCACCGCGGCCTACTGGGTGGCGGCGCTCACGGCCGTGGCGTTGGCCTTCATTCCTAAGTTTGGCGCGCTGATCTTCAGTATCCCCGCCGGGGTCCTGGGCGGGGCAACCCTGGTGCTCTACGGGCTGATCGGCATGCTGGGCGTGCGGATCTGGCAGGACAATAAGGTGAACTTCAACCACCCGGTGAATCTCACCGCTGCGGCGGTGGCCCTGGTGGCGGGGGTCGGCAACCTCACCCTGCACGTGGGCCCGGTGGAACTGGAAGGTATCGCCTGGGGTTCGGCCGGAATCATGGTGGGGTACCCGGTGCTGATGTGGCTGTATCGTCGCGTGGGCGAGGGCGACGGAAGCGGTGCGGCGGCTAGAAACTAG
- the hflX gene encoding GTPase HflX, translated as MNNPMDSTDSCPESHEELLAQAFRGSVTPEGASVSTDEPTVGDLDLSERNSLRRVNRQTTIHAEEQADGYEVEYRKLRLERVILVGVWTQGTLAEVEATMNELAALAETAGAEVVDMLYQRRDKPDSGTYVGSGKVEELRDIVAATGADTVICDGELNPGQLVALENALNTKVIDRTMLILDIFAQHAKSKEGKAQVSLAQMEYLITRVRGWGGNLSRQAGGRAGSNGGVGLRGPGETKIEADRRRLRADMARLRKELAAMKTSREVKRSRRSASLTPKIAIAGYTNAGKSSLINALTGAGVLVEDALFATLDPTTRKAQLADGRSIIFTDTVGFVRHLPTQLVEAFKSTLEEVLEADLMLHVVDGSDPFPLKQIQAVNHVIADIVRETGAQAPPEVIVVNKTDIADPLALAELRHVIEDVVFVSAATGEGIGELESRIELFLNTLDKHVILEIPFTRGEVVSRVHEFGTVLDEQYTDTGTRIDVRLPRRLAEELGEFAVEGASEG; from the coding sequence ATGAACAACCCAATGGATTCCACCGATTCTTGCCCCGAGTCCCACGAGGAACTCCTGGCCCAGGCCTTTCGCGGTAGCGTGACCCCGGAGGGGGCGTCGGTAAGCACCGATGAACCCACGGTGGGTGACCTTGACCTCTCCGAGCGCAACTCCCTGCGCCGGGTGAACCGCCAGACCACCATTCACGCCGAGGAACAGGCCGATGGCTACGAGGTGGAGTACCGCAAACTGCGCCTGGAACGGGTGATCCTGGTGGGGGTGTGGACGCAGGGCACCCTCGCGGAGGTGGAGGCCACCATGAACGAGCTGGCGGCGCTCGCGGAAACCGCCGGCGCCGAGGTGGTGGACATGCTCTATCAGCGCCGCGATAAGCCGGATTCCGGCACCTACGTGGGCTCCGGCAAGGTGGAGGAACTGCGCGATATTGTGGCCGCCACCGGGGCGGACACCGTGATCTGCGATGGTGAACTCAATCCGGGGCAGCTCGTGGCCCTGGAAAACGCCCTGAACACCAAGGTCATCGACCGCACCATGCTGATCCTGGACATCTTTGCCCAGCACGCCAAGTCCAAGGAAGGCAAGGCGCAGGTATCCCTGGCACAGATGGAATACCTCATCACCCGCGTGCGCGGTTGGGGTGGCAACCTCTCCCGCCAGGCGGGCGGGCGCGCCGGGTCCAACGGCGGCGTGGGCCTGCGCGGCCCCGGTGAAACCAAGATCGAGGCGGATCGACGCCGCCTGCGCGCGGACATGGCGCGCCTGCGCAAGGAACTCGCGGCGATGAAAACCTCGCGCGAGGTCAAGCGCTCGCGCCGCAGCGCCTCGCTCACGCCGAAGATCGCCATCGCGGGGTACACCAACGCCGGAAAGTCCTCCCTCATCAACGCGCTCACCGGCGCGGGCGTGCTGGTGGAGGACGCGCTTTTTGCCACCCTGGACCCCACCACCCGCAAGGCGCAACTGGCCGACGGCCGCTCCATCATCTTCACCGACACCGTGGGCTTCGTGCGGCACCTGCCCACGCAATTGGTGGAGGCCTTCAAATCCACCCTGGAGGAGGTGCTAGAGGCAGACCTCATGCTGCACGTGGTGGACGGCTCCGATCCCTTTCCCCTCAAGCAGATCCAGGCCGTCAATCACGTGATCGCGGACATCGTGCGGGAAACCGGGGCGCAGGCCCCGCCCGAGGTGATCGTGGTGAACAAGACGGACATCGCGGACCCCCTGGCGCTGGCGGAGCTGCGGCACGTGATCGAGGACGTAGTGTTCGTCTCCGCCGCCACCGGGGAGGGGATAGGCGAGCTGGAATCGCGCATCGAACTCTTCCTTAACACCCTGGATAAGCACGTGATCTTGGAGATCCCCTTTACCCGGGGCGAGGTGGTCTCCCGAGTACACGAGTTTGGCACGGTGCTTGACGAGCAATACACGGATACCGGCACCCGGATCGACGTGCGCCTGCCGCGCCGCCTGGCCGAGGAACTGGGGGAGTTCGCGGTGGAGGGTGCCTCCGAGGGGTAG
- the dapF gene encoding diaminopimelate epimerase: MLYAKGHGTGNDFLIIPDEHGERDLTPERVARLADRHKGLGADGILRVVRRESLWFMDYRNADGSIAEMCGNGVRVFAHWLYSRGLVDSAAFTVDTRAGHRAVEVHEATDRRAIVSVDMGPVRVEGLSTARMGEQSFAGLGINVGNPHLAAVIPGLDAQGLAAWPLRQPEWDREFFPQGVNVEVLTPLAEGAVDMRVWERGVGETLSCGTGTVAAATAALADAGHATGEVTVRVPGGEVTVTIGEDTATLTGPSEIVATGTTWL; the protein is encoded by the coding sequence CTGTTGTACGCCAAGGGCCACGGAACGGGCAATGACTTCCTCATCATTCCCGATGAGCACGGGGAGAGAGATCTCACCCCGGAGCGCGTGGCTCGCCTGGCGGATAGGCACAAGGGGCTGGGGGCGGATGGAATCCTGCGGGTGGTGCGTCGGGAGAGCCTGTGGTTTATGGATTATCGCAACGCGGACGGCTCCATAGCGGAGATGTGCGGCAACGGCGTGCGGGTGTTTGCCCACTGGCTCTATTCCCGGGGCCTGGTGGATTCCGCCGCGTTCACGGTGGATACCCGGGCCGGGCACCGCGCGGTGGAGGTACACGAGGCCACCGATCGGCGCGCAATAGTCTCTGTGGACATGGGGCCGGTGCGCGTGGAGGGGCTTTCCACCGCGCGCATGGGGGAGCAGTCCTTTGCCGGACTGGGCATCAACGTGGGCAACCCGCACCTGGCGGCCGTGATCCCCGGCCTGGACGCGCAGGGCCTCGCCGCCTGGCCGCTGCGCCAGCCGGAGTGGGATCGGGAGTTCTTCCCCCAGGGCGTCAATGTGGAGGTGCTCACGCCGCTGGCCGAGGGCGCGGTGGACATGCGCGTGTGGGAGCGCGGAGTGGGGGAGACCCTTTCCTGCGGCACCGGCACCGTGGCGGCGGCCACCGCGGCGCTTGCCGACGCCGGACACGCCACCGGGGAGGTCACCGTGCGGGTTCCCGGCGGCGAGGTGACCGTGACCATCGGAGAGGATACCGCCACGCTCACCGGCCCCTCGGAGATCGTGGCCACGGGAACCACCTGGCTCTAG
- the miaA gene encoding tRNA (adenosine(37)-N6)-dimethylallyltransferase MiaA: protein MIAPASIAPTPIAVVGPTASGKSALGLALAHHLGGEIVNVDSMQLYRGMDIGTAKLSVTEREGIPHHQLDVWEVTETASVARYQRAAVADVEALRERGVTPILVGGSMLYAQSLLDDWQFPPTDPEVRQKWQDRLDAVGVAALHAELARRDPQAAEIIEDQDPRRTVRALEVIEITGKPYQASQPPIGAPPRWNTRIIGLETTPEWLNPRIARRTEAMFEAGLVAEVEELVASNGLRRDSTAGRAIGYAQVLAALAGEMSWEEARERTTTGTRRYVRRQRAWFRRDPRIHWIDAAGDTRAQALEWLE, encoded by the coding sequence GTGATCGCCCCTGCCTCGATCGCTCCTACCCCGATCGCGGTGGTGGGGCCCACGGCGTCGGGAAAGTCCGCCCTGGGGCTGGCGCTGGCGCACCACCTGGGCGGGGAGATCGTGAATGTGGATTCCATGCAGTTGTATAGGGGCATGGATATTGGCACGGCCAAACTCAGCGTGACGGAGCGCGAGGGAATACCGCACCACCAATTAGACGTGTGGGAGGTAACGGAAACGGCCTCGGTGGCGCGGTATCAGCGCGCGGCGGTGGCCGATGTGGAGGCCCTGCGCGAGCGGGGCGTCACCCCGATTCTGGTGGGGGGCTCCATGCTGTATGCGCAGTCCCTGCTCGATGATTGGCAGTTTCCCCCCACCGACCCCGAGGTGCGGCAGAAATGGCAGGATCGCCTGGACGCCGTCGGCGTGGCGGCCCTGCACGCGGAGTTAGCGCGGCGCGATCCCCAGGCGGCGGAGATCATCGAGGACCAGGATCCCCGCCGCACCGTGCGCGCCCTGGAGGTCATCGAAATCACGGGCAAGCCCTACCAGGCCAGCCAGCCGCCGATCGGCGCGCCGCCGCGCTGGAATACTCGAATCATCGGACTGGAAACCACGCCTGAGTGGCTCAACCCGCGCATTGCGCGGCGCACCGAGGCGATGTTTGAGGCGGGCCTGGTGGCTGAGGTGGAGGAACTGGTGGCTAGCAACGGGCTGCGGCGCGATTCCACGGCGGGCCGGGCCATCGGATACGCGCAGGTGCTGGCCGCCCTGGCTGGGGAGATGAGCTGGGAGGAGGCTCGGGAGCGCACCACCACGGGCACGCGGCGCTACGTACGCAGGCAACGAGCCTGGTTCCGCCGCGATCCCCGGATCCATTGGATTGACGCCGCCGGTGATACCCGCGCCCAGGCGCTAGAGTGGCTGGAGTGA
- a CDS encoding DUF349 domain-containing protein, with product MLSDMTPQPAPSPAQLARKKPTPGPKAAAKAPAAQPAPNNPAQWGRVEADGTAWVRTGDGERRISQYKAGTPEEGLAHFGARFDDLSTEVSLLESRLRLHPEDAEAIRTQAKEVRAQLDTAAVIGDLDSLDTRLVGIIADTDTAQAQVAQEKQRRRAEAIAAKEKLAAEAEEIAANSTEWKAAGDRIHAILEEWKTIHGVDRKTDDKLWKRYSRARDSFNRRRGSHFADLDRARAQAKRAKEELVERAQALQDSTDWGETARAFRDLMKEWKTIGRAPREADDALWEQFRGAQDHFFDARTAANNARDREYADNAAAKDALLDEYRPLIKPEENLEAARDKLAELQEKWEQIGYVPRGKVREYEDKIASLERSVKEAAESKWRRTDPAAQARAAQFQAKVDEFTAQAEQAEAKGNAKQAEKLRAQAAQWAEWANTAAQAVENR from the coding sequence GTGCTTTCTGATATGACCCCCCAACCCGCCCCCAGCCCGGCGCAATTGGCAAGGAAAAAGCCAACCCCCGGCCCCAAGGCCGCGGCCAAGGCTCCCGCCGCCCAGCCCGCGCCCAATAATCCCGCGCAGTGGGGGCGCGTGGAAGCCGATGGCACCGCCTGGGTGCGCACCGGCGACGGGGAACGCCGCATTAGTCAGTACAAGGCCGGTACCCCCGAGGAGGGCCTGGCCCACTTCGGTGCCCGCTTTGATGACCTCTCCACCGAGGTCTCCCTGCTGGAATCGCGCCTGCGCCTCCACCCCGAGGACGCCGAGGCGATCCGCACCCAGGCCAAGGAGGTGCGCGCCCAGCTCGACACCGCCGCCGTGATCGGTGACCTCGATTCCCTCGATACCCGCCTGGTGGGCATCATCGCGGATACCGATACCGCCCAGGCCCAGGTGGCCCAGGAGAAGCAGCGACGCCGCGCTGAGGCCATCGCCGCCAAGGAAAAACTGGCCGCCGAGGCCGAGGAGATCGCCGCGAACTCCACCGAGTGGAAGGCGGCCGGGGATCGGATTCACGCCATCCTGGAGGAATGGAAGACCATTCACGGGGTGGACCGCAAAACCGACGATAAGTTGTGGAAGCGCTACTCGCGCGCCCGCGATTCCTTTAACCGCCGCCGCGGCTCCCACTTTGCCGACCTCGACCGCGCCCGCGCCCAGGCCAAGCGTGCCAAGGAGGAACTGGTGGAGCGCGCCCAGGCCTTGCAGGATTCCACCGACTGGGGCGAGACGGCCCGCGCCTTCCGCGACCTAATGAAGGAATGGAAGACCATCGGCCGCGCCCCCCGCGAGGCGGACGACGCCCTCTGGGAGCAGTTCCGCGGCGCCCAGGATCACTTCTTTGACGCCCGCACCGCCGCCAACAACGCCCGCGACCGCGAATACGCCGATAACGCCGCCGCCAAGGACGCCCTGTTGGACGAGTACCGGCCCCTGATTAAGCCCGAGGAGAACCTGGAGGCCGCCCGCGACAAACTGGCCGAGTTGCAGGAAAAGTGGGAGCAGATCGGCTACGTGCCCCGGGGCAAGGTGCGCGAGTATGAGGATAAGATCGCCTCTCTGGAGCGCTCCGTGAAGGAGGCCGCCGAAAGCAAGTGGCGGCGCACCGATCCCGCCGCCCAGGCCCGCGCCGCGCAGTTCCAAGCCAAGGTGGACGAGTTCACCGCCCAAGCCGAGCAGGCGGAGGCCAAGGGCAACGCCAAGCAGGCCGAAAAACTGCGCGCCCAGGCCGCACAGTGGGCCGAGTGGGCCAACACCGCAGCGCAGGCCGTGGAAAACCGCTAA
- the miaB gene encoding tRNA (N6-isopentenyl adenosine(37)-C2)-methylthiotransferase MiaB, with protein MEQATHPRTYEVKTFGCQMNVHDSERLAGLLEEAGYVPADTDAQADLVVYNTCAVRENADNRLYGSLGQLKKVKDQHPGMQIAVGGCLAQKDRSTVVDKAPWVDVVFGTHNIGSLPALLDRAQHNDRAEVEIVEALEEFPSVLPAKRESAYAGWVSISVGCNNTCTFCIVPSLRGKEADRRPGDILAEVQALVDQGVTEVTLLGQNVNAYGVHFADPELERDRSAFSKLLRACGTIEGLERVRFTSPHPAEFTSDVIDAMAETPNVCPQLHMPLQSGSDAVLKAMRRSYRTRKFLGILEEVRAKIPHAAITTDIIVGFPGETEEDFQATLDVVEKARFTSAFTFQYSPRPGTPAAEMDNQVPKEVVQERYERLIALQERISAEDNAALVGTPVELIVQDQAGRKNHRTQRMSGRARDGRLVHFDPSGATEAIRPGDVVEVTVTDSTPFFLIADSGVARHRRTKAGDMAEIGRTPTTAPVGVDLGMPSLRPRS; from the coding sequence ATAGAGCAAGCGACCCACCCCCGTACCTACGAGGTCAAGACCTTTGGGTGCCAGATGAACGTGCACGATTCCGAGCGTCTGGCTGGCCTTTTGGAGGAGGCCGGATACGTTCCGGCCGATACCGATGCCCAGGCGGACCTGGTGGTGTATAACACCTGCGCGGTGCGGGAGAACGCGGATAATCGCCTTTATGGCTCCCTGGGCCAGTTGAAAAAGGTGAAGGATCAGCATCCCGGAATGCAGATCGCCGTGGGTGGGTGCCTTGCGCAAAAAGATCGCTCCACGGTGGTGGACAAGGCCCCCTGGGTGGACGTGGTGTTTGGCACGCACAACATCGGCTCGCTTCCGGCGCTGCTGGATCGCGCCCAGCACAATGACCGCGCTGAGGTGGAGATCGTGGAGGCCCTAGAGGAGTTCCCCTCGGTGCTACCCGCCAAGCGGGAATCGGCCTATGCCGGGTGGGTCTCCATCTCCGTGGGCTGCAATAACACCTGCACGTTCTGCATTGTTCCCTCGCTGCGCGGCAAGGAGGCGGATCGCCGCCCCGGCGATATTCTTGCGGAGGTGCAGGCCCTGGTGGATCAGGGCGTCACGGAGGTGACGCTGCTGGGGCAGAACGTGAATGCCTATGGCGTGCACTTTGCGGATCCCGAGTTAGAGCGCGATCGCTCGGCCTTTTCCAAACTGCTGCGCGCCTGCGGCACGATCGAGGGGCTAGAGCGCGTGCGGTTTACTAGCCCGCACCCGGCGGAGTTCACCTCGGATGTGATCGACGCGATGGCGGAAACCCCCAACGTGTGCCCCCAGTTGCACATGCCCCTGCAATCGGGTTCGGACGCGGTGCTTAAGGCCATGCGGCGCTCCTACCGCACCAGGAAGTTTTTAGGAATCCTGGAGGAGGTGCGCGCCAAGATCCCGCACGCGGCGATCACCACGGACATCATCGTGGGCTTCCCCGGTGAGACGGAGGAGGACTTCCAGGCCACCCTCGATGTGGTGGAAAAGGCCCGGTTTACCTCCGCGTTTACCTTCCAGTACTCGCCCCGGCCCGGAACCCCGGCCGCGGAGATGGATAATCAGGTGCCCAAGGAGGTGGTGCAGGAGCGTTACGAGCGTTTGATTGCCCTGCAAGAGCGGATCAGCGCGGAGGATAATGCCGCTCTGGTGGGTACCCCGGTGGAATTGATCGTTCAGGATCAGGCCGGGCGCAAGAACCACCGCACCCAGCGCATGTCTGGCCGCGCCCGCGATGGCCGCCTGGTGCACTTTGATCCCTCCGGAGCCACCGAGGCCATTCGCCCCGGCGATGTGGTGGAGGTGACCGTGACGGATTCCACGCCGTTCTTCCTCATCGCGGATTCCGGGGTGGCGCGCCACCGCCGCACCAAGGCGGGCGATATGGCGGAGATCGGTCGCACGCCCACCACCGCCCCCGTGGGCGTGGACCTGGGCATGCCGAGCCTGCGCCCGCGCTCCTAG
- the recX gene encoding recombination regulator RecX: MSSGVEGTKREAKEEKLARLRNAIENYQPGGFFDEEEEQAKATVRESALSLLDYRARSRHELQGRLLDKEYDPAVVTAVLDDLQEAGLIDDAAFAQEWVRQRSRRRGKSTRVLAQELREKGVEAQDRQEALAQISQEEERATAWACACKKARSIKEVPADYPGKQKDLRRVVGVLARRGFPEGMSLALAREAVEERYRELGG, encoded by the coding sequence ATGTCCAGCGGTGTGGAGGGCACAAAGCGGGAGGCCAAGGAGGAAAAACTCGCGCGGCTGCGTAACGCCATAGAGAATTACCAGCCGGGAGGTTTCTTCGACGAGGAGGAAGAACAGGCCAAGGCCACGGTGCGCGAGAGCGCGCTGAGCCTGCTGGATTATCGGGCGCGATCCCGGCACGAACTACAGGGGCGATTGCTGGATAAGGAATACGACCCCGCCGTGGTGACCGCCGTGCTCGATGACTTGCAGGAGGCGGGCCTGATCGATGATGCCGCCTTTGCCCAGGAGTGGGTGCGCCAGCGCTCCCGCAGGCGTGGCAAGTCCACCCGTGTGCTCGCCCAGGAACTGCGGGAGAAGGGCGTGGAGGCGCAGGATCGTCAGGAGGCGCTCGCGCAGATCAGCCAGGAGGAGGAACGCGCCACCGCCTGGGCCTGCGCGTGCAAGAAGGCGCGCAGCATCAAGGAGGTGCCTGCGGATTATCCCGGTAAGCAAAAGGATCTTCGCAGGGTGGTGGGGGTTCTGGCGCGGCGTGGTTTCCCCGAGGGAATGTCCCTGGCGCTGGCGCGCGAGGCGGTGGAGGAGCGCTACCGGGAACTCGGCGGCTAG